From the genome of Miscanthus floridulus cultivar M001 chromosome 10, ASM1932011v1, whole genome shotgun sequence, one region includes:
- the LOC136487693 gene encoding protein TRAUCO produces the protein MADDAAAAAFAPSPSPPSPVAQSPPDLSPPPASSPPAATPVSAAQTPSLPDTPASLDPDTPFSDATPTPADASDAFLASDDGITNPSGGASGKHMTLAPPAPPAAKKPPSKKKGGNSVWTRPASRKGKKKARQPGGHGHGPGHGAAGAAGGSNPRPSAGAGEEEFVLVPATRLAAERSDDAPGQPVLLSRVFKSERIELSEDRLTASSTKGFRMVRATRGVAAGAWYFEVKVVHLGPTGHTRLGWATNKADLQTPVGFDAYGFGYRDVDGAKVTKAWRDKYADEGYGEGDVLGFYISLPDGERYEPKQPDLIQYKGMPCHVQVPKEEQKTPDPVPGSEICYFKNGVCQGSAFKDIPGGRYFPAASLYTMPNEPNCVVKFNFGPDFEFFPQDFGSLPVPQPMSEVPHQAHEVKNEGPAENGVAEKNS, from the exons ATGGCtgacgacgcggcggcggcggcgttcgcgCCCTCTCCCTCGCCACCGTCACCCGTAGCGCAATCTCCGCCCGATCTCTCCCCGCCGCCGGCCTCCTCTCCACCAGCCGCCACCCCCGTTTCCGCGGCACAGACCCCGAGCCTCCCTGACACCCCGGCGTCCCTAGATCCGGACACCCCCTTCTCCGACGCGACCCCGACCCCCGCCGACGCCTCCGACGCCTTCCTCGCCTCGGACGACGGCATTACCAACCCATCGGGTGGCGCCTCGGGGAAGCACATGACGCTCGCGCCCCCGGCCCCGCCCGCCGCCAAGAAGCCACCGTCCAAGAAGAAGGGCGGCAACAGCGTCTGGACCCGCCCGGCCTCCCGCAAGGGCAAGAAGAAGGCGCGGCAGCCgggcggccacggccacggccccgGCCACGGCGCCGCCGGGGCCGCCGGCGGTTCTAACCCTAGGcccagcgccggcgccggcgaggagGAGTTCGTCCTCGTCCCCGCCACCCGCCTCGCCGCCGAGCGCTCCGACGACGCGCCCGGCCAGCCCGTGCTCCTCTCCCGCGTCTTCAAGTCGGAGCGGATCGAGCTCTCCGAGGACCGCCTCACCGCGTCCAGCACCAAGGGCTTCCGCATGGTGCGCGCCACCCGCGGCGTCGCGGCGGGGGCCTGGTACTTCGAGGTCAAGGTCGTGCACCTCGGCCCCACTGGCCACACCCGACTTGGATGGGCCACCAACAAGGCTGACCTCCAGACGCCCGTCGGCTTCGACGCCTATGGGTTTGGGTACCGTGACGTCGATGGCGCCAAGGTGACTAAGGCTTGGAGGGACAAGTATGCTGATGAAGGGTACGGGGAAGGAGATGTCCTCGGGTTCTACATTTCTCTGCCTGATGGGGAGCGGTATGAACCGAAGCAGCCTGACCTGATTCAGTACAAGGGAATGCCTTGTCATGTGCAAGTCCCCAAGGAGGAGCAGAAGACGCCCGATCCTGTCCCTG GAAGTGAGATATGCTACTTCAAGAATGGAGTATGCCAAGGCAGTGCCTTCAAGGACATTCCTGGAGGGAGGTATTTCCCAGCCGCGTCACTGTATACAATGCCTAACGAGCCAAACTGTGTGGTCAAATTCAACTTTGGGCCAGACTTTGAGTTCTTCCCGCAAGATTTTGGAAGCCTGCCAGTTCCTCAACCAATGAGCGAGGTGCCTCATCAGGCACACGAAGTGAAGAACGAGGGGCCTGCCGAGAATGGTGTCGCTGAAAAAAATAGCTAG